The following nucleotide sequence is from Streptomyces bathyalis.
TCGGCCCATGGACTTCGCTGCCCGTCACCGACTGCCCGCCCGCCGGAGGCGAAGCGGCTGCAGGGCCGGGCACCGGCGCCGACGCCACCGCCGAACGACCGTGGCTGATCTGGATGTTGCCGGTGTTCTGGATCTGGGTGACACCGCCACCTACGCTCGAACCGGTCACCGACTGGCCGGCAGGGGCACTCTGGCGACGCAGACCCACGAGTGAAATCGCAACTCCTGCCAGAGCGACGAAGAGACCCAGGACACCGGCCCACTTGCTGGCGTCATCCAGCCCGACCGATGCGAGATACCAGGCCAAGCCCCCGGTGGCCGCGACAGCGAGAATGCCCCCGGCCCATGCTTGGACCCGTCCCGTTGCGAGCGACAACATGCGGCGATCGTCACACAACCGGGCACTGAGCGGCAGCAAAAGGATCGAAGTAGGTTCGTATCGTTGCGCGTTCGAGTCGACCGGCTGTGGTCACCTTCGCGCATCAAGAGGCTGACGTAGCAAATCCCTTGTCGGCGCGGCTGCTTGAGCTTCAGCCGAGTCGGCCCAGCGCCCAATTGTTTGAGTGAGCGACTTGGGTGCGTGACCAACTGCGTGACAACGCCGCGGACTCCCACGGACTTCCGCTGACTTCGGTGGACCGTCAGCACAGGTCAGGCATAGCTGCGAGCCAGCCCCCGGAGAGAGTCGGATTGACCGTGGCCCGACGGTCGGTGTATCGAACCGCGGGAAACCCTCCACGCCCCAACTTCCGTGACAAGACGGCGCAGTAAGACTTTCCCTGCTGTTCGACAAAGCCGGCGATCGCTGACGGTCAGCGGCGCAGGTAATGCCGTACGGCCTCGGCGAGGTCGCGCCGCCAGGCGTTGAGACGGGCCGCGCGGCGGGCGTTGACCGCGCAGAAGTGGGACGAGCCGTCACGCAGGACGACCGTGACGGTCAAATACGTGCGGTCGGCGGTGCCGATGGTGACGTCAGAGATCTCGGCCCAGGCGAACTCGGCCTCCGTCTCTGCCCGATCGAGGTCCTGGCCGTTCTCGAGCTCGTCGAGCGGGCGCCAGCGCTGCTCCAGAAGAAACACCACGCCGTCGGCGTCGACAACGACGGCGGTGTCCGCGTCCGCGGCCATGAACGCCTCGCCTGCCTCGCCCGCCTCGTCCTCCGATGCGCGAACGGACGGTGCAGGGGCAGCCCTCGGCGGCCTCGGGGCGTCCGGCCGCGTCGGTGCATACGGTGACGGAGGCACCCGCGGGGACGGGGACGAGGATGGCAGCGCCGGAGACGATGACCGTGGCCGCGGAGGCTGCGGGGACGACAGCAGCGCCCCCCGCGGATCAGTGCTGCCGGGCCGTTCATCACCGTCCGTGCGGCCCGCCAACTCCTCGAACCAGTCCAGGAGCCGGGCCGTACCGGGGCGCTGTGAAGGCTCCTTGTCCAGGCAGGCCGCCGCCACGTCCCGTACCCCGTCCGGCAGGGCACTCAGATCCGGCGCCTCGTGCACGGAGCGGTACATCAGCGACATCGGCGTCCCCGTCCCGAACGCCCTGCCGCCCGCCGCCGCTGTGAGCACGGCCCCGAGCGCGAACACATCTGCCATGCCCGTGACTTCGCCGCCCGTCGCCTGCTCGGGAGCCAGGTACCCCGGCGTGCCGAAGGCGTGGTTGGTAGCGGTCAGACGGGTGGAGTCGACCGCACGCGCGATGCCGAAGTCGATGACCCGGGGACCGTCGTCGGCCATCACGATGTTGCCGGGCTTCAGATCACGGTGGACGAGGCCGCATCGGTGAATGGCTTCCAGCGCCTCGGCGAGCGCGGCGCCGAGTGCCGTCAACTCCCCCGCGTTCATGGGCCCGTTGTGGTCGATGTGCTCGGCGAGCGTCGGCCCGGGGACGTACGCGGTCGCCAGCCAGGGCTCCGGCGCATCCGGATCCGCGTCGACAACGGGTGCCGTATGGAAGCCGCCGACCATGCGTGCCGCGGCAATCTCGGCTCGGAAGCGCTGACGGAAGTCGGGGTCGGCCGCGAGTTCGGCCCTGGCGACCTTCACCGCGACGGCACGCCCACCGCGGGAACGGGCCAGATAGACGCTCCCCATGCCGCCCTCGCCGAGCTTGCGCTCGACGGCGTACGAGCCGATGCGGCCGCCGTGCACGGCGGGTCCGACCGGCCCCTCATGGCCCCCACTCAGCCGATCCTCCACGATGTCCCCCGCGTCACTCCAGATCGTCCGGTACGCGGGATCGTCTCACCTCCGCACGGTTGGGCGTGGAGGGCTTGGTCGGAAAGAGACGGGGCTGCTTCCTGGCCGCCGTACGAGGAACCTTCGTCGCGCTCATGGCAGTTGCCATCAGGCTCTGTACGTCCGGTCGCTCATGCGTCCCGGGTCGCGCCCTCGGGCCAGAGGACATCTACGGGCACACCGCGTGCCCGGTAGTCCCGAGGCCCACGAGGAGCACACCGCCCGTGCACCAGCAGAGCGCCCATGCGAACCAGCAGCCCATCCTGGAGCGCAGACGGTGCGTCGTCTGCGACGCG
It contains:
- a CDS encoding serine/threonine-protein kinase produces the protein MGSVYLARSRGGRAVAVKVARAELAADPDFRQRFRAEIAAARMVGGFHTAPVVDADPDAPEPWLATAYVPGPTLAEHIDHNGPMNAGELTALGAALAEALEAIHRCGLVHRDLKPGNIVMADDGPRVIDFGIARAVDSTRLTATNHAFGTPGYLAPEQATGGEVTGMADVFALGAVLTAAAGGRAFGTGTPMSLMYRSVHEAPDLSALPDGVRDVAAACLDKEPSQRPGTARLLDWFEELAGRTDGDERPGSTDPRGALLSSPQPPRPRSSSPALPSSSPSPRVPPSPYAPTRPDAPRPPRAAPAPSVRASEDEAGEAGEAFMAADADTAVVVDADGVVFLLEQRWRPLDELENGQDLDRAETEAEFAWAEISDVTIGTADRTYLTVTVVLRDGSSHFCAVNARRAARLNAWRRDLAEAVRHYLRR